In Deltaproteobacteria bacterium, a single window of DNA contains:
- a CDS encoding LLM class flavin-dependent oxidoreductase, producing MKVWLFLRVGYPKRKTGAYLMSGTDYDEKLGQEIYDEVIDFIPRVEEFGFDGVFFPEHHSRAANGLSPSPNLFAAAATILTKEVKIGLMGNCLPLHHPIRLGEELAMLDNMSHGRLVVGMTRGGDFWAFNIPSKESRERFQEAWELILRAWQADEPFEHHGQYWDLDYIAMLPRPVQKPYPEMWIPSFSAESIEWAAANHVRLAASWSPADQVKESFDYYRRYAREHCGWTPGPEDCVVSRDIYVAPTNEQAREEAAAELIGGPAVEFGGAPAKYQRNVQDGYFTERSTGYKKGVHVGVMEIRDWSFEDYQEAGISIVGDPDHVTEQIISQCDYLGIDKIMMRPVFGKMRLSEARRSIELMAREVIPNLKRHQPAAEAAASASL from the coding sequence ATGAAGGTTTGGCTTTTCCTGCGTGTCGGGTACCCGAAGAGAAAGACGGGCGCTTATCTGATGTCGGGCACGGACTATGACGAGAAGCTCGGCCAGGAGATCTACGATGAGGTGATCGACTTCATTCCTCGCGTCGAGGAGTTCGGCTTCGACGGCGTGTTCTTCCCCGAGCACCACAGCCGGGCCGCCAACGGCCTCTCCCCCTCGCCCAACCTGTTCGCGGCCGCGGCCACGATCCTGACCAAGGAAGTCAAGATCGGCCTCATGGGCAACTGCCTGCCGCTGCACCACCCGATCCGGCTGGGTGAGGAGCTGGCCATGCTCGACAACATGAGCCACGGCCGTCTCGTCGTGGGGATGACCCGAGGCGGAGATTTCTGGGCGTTCAACATTCCGTCCAAGGAGTCCAGGGAGCGCTTCCAGGAGGCGTGGGAGCTCATACTCAGGGCATGGCAGGCCGACGAGCCCTTCGAGCATCACGGACAATACTGGGACCTCGACTACATCGCGATGCTGCCGCGGCCCGTGCAGAAGCCCTACCCGGAGATGTGGATCCCGTCCTTCAGCGCGGAGAGCATCGAGTGGGCCGCGGCCAACCACGTCCGGCTGGCCGCCTCGTGGTCGCCGGCGGACCAGGTCAAGGAGAGCTTCGACTACTACCGGCGCTACGCCAGGGAGCATTGCGGCTGGACGCCGGGACCCGAGGACTGTGTCGTCTCGCGCGACATCTACGTCGCCCCGACCAACGAGCAGGCGCGCGAGGAAGCCGCCGCCGAGCTGATCGGCGGGCCGGCGGTGGAGTTCGGCGGCGCCCCCGCCAAGTACCAGCGCAACGTCCAGGACGGCTACTTCACCGAGCGCTCGACGGGCTACAAGAAGGGTGTGCACGTGGGCGTGATGGAGATTCGCGACTGGTCCTTTGAGGACTACCAGGAGGCTGGGATCTCCATCGTGGGCGACCCCGACCATGTGACCGAACAGATCATCTCGCAGTGCGACTACCTCGGCATAGACAAGATCATGATGCGCCCGGTCTTCGGCAAGATGAGACTGAGCGAGGCGCGGAGGAGCATCGAGCTGATGGCCAGGGAAGTGATCCCCAACCTGAAGCGGCACCAGCCGGCCGCCGAAGCGGCCGCCTCGGCTTCCCTGTGA